A window of the Schlesneria paludicola DSM 18645 genome harbors these coding sequences:
- a CDS encoding type I polyketide synthase yields MSMTDRTNRIAIVGVGGIFPGAHELDQFWQNIANGVDSGRSAPRERWFLAPETAYDPVGPKPDRVYSTWGCFIEGFEFDPSGLDLDHQLVRQLDPLFHLGLHAARAAVQDARSLDGIDRRRVGVILGNIALPTESTSAICRDVLGRTLIEKLIDSVPRSDARRAQLQQELAEGYASKSWHPLNHFAASLPAAMIAQGLGLGGSAYTLDAACASSLYALKFACEELRDHRADAMLAGGMSRPDCQYTQMGFAQLKALSRGSRCAPLSSSADGLVVGEGAGVFVLKRLNDAIAARDRIYGVIAGIGLSNDRGANLLAPHSEGQLRAMRAAYQEAGWRPSDVDLIECHATGTPVGDGVEIASLHQLWQDESSRSGQCVIGGVKSNVGHLLTGAGAAGLMKVLMAIQHQTLPPTANFTTPAAPLSDPKSPFRVLGQSERWPRRGNGRLSARSSLHDNARSEVPRRATVNAFGFGGINAHVLIEEFLDSAIALSVPSQPPPISLDAAVVERRTTSCDESTIEIAIVGLAVQVGESDAGFVECLEPASNLTPDSAAGTQDWGVLESEWFRKEFGDQRKHFEGLGKIRSVTTPLGEFRIPPLELQDMLPQQQLMLKLASSALHDVSPAMATSVESVSDRTGVFIGIELDPNTSGFHLRWSIEQVAPRWAEQLGLLLSAAELRAWTDNLKDRVSPPLSANRVMGNLGGIVASRLAREFNVGGPSFTISSDQNSGFRALELAANALRRGELDQAIVGAVDLPCDIRSQIARLRAVLADSQQPDHDGAVAVVLKRRDDAERDGNQIHAILSRIESVGWNVEPTRHRRLASLGAATGLVNFVQAVQAIEVPLRETPSKQYWLTNRDDGPRTMQIPGCGVDGQALRFELMGSAKRSATLAGNSTSDAFGIGVFVMDGDSTAEIATSLDELKDQVQAAGQSPQGGQVRSQMASSMGRLAQAWHRRRWSSVPRRLALVLLATSLDELATLIDVGSARLRGEAVAPEFDRRVHFSTRPLGPSGKLAFVFPGSGNAFLGMGRELLAAFPDVLRRQEQENARLRDQYKSELIWNGSSTAALLDDHKSMIFGQVALGTAICDLLHLFGISPRASIGYSLGESAAFFGLRAWTHRDEMLQRMDEATLFGSDLVRPFRAARLAWNVPEAVEVDWISGAIDRGPDEVRDAISRLAPGGAASGRHVESGESSSSKPPARNAYLLIINTPTQCVIGGQRVAVESLVRMLNANFVPFAAPSTVHCDILRQVESAYHALHDMPTTPPPVEFYSAAWGHAYELTRESATRAIVAQAVDTIDFPRVVEQAYADGVRIFVEIGPGSSCARMIDEILGDRIHLAQSATPITINPIVTFFELLARLIAERVPVDLSYLYGQVGRDTVEDQGRDKRREIVTRTSAAAFSVPVPTGGWPNEPVDSAVDDDGMAEMVETQAKNVGEASQPLFPHQDTDEILDMLGTNVITQLQEILAARQKAHETYLRVSGEIYQTTLSQLAALTELANLDGRLSPSVSAPIADDRLPTEQVSPAILAVEPNAPTSDEPPRSLTREQCMEFAIGKIGRALGPMFAEIDQHPTRVRLPDEPLMLVDRILEIEGEPLSMTSGRVVTEHDIHRGAWYLDCDRIPTCIAVEAGQADLFLSGWLGIDRETKGLACYRLLDAVVTFHQALPRPGQTIHYDIKVNHFFRQGKTFLFRFEFDATVDGEPLLTMREGCAGFFSEQELASGKGIIHTALDKRPRPGKRPDDWVELVPLAIESYDDAQILSLRQGRLDQCFGDAFAGLALQTPVTLPGLPETSESLRSPQANVAMATQAGAQRTRMWLIDRVLSLDPTAGKFGLGTILGELDIHSDDWFLTCHFCDDQVMPGTLMYECCMHTLRIYLLRMGWIGEQGQVAYEPVPGIRSRLKCRGQVRADTKKVWYEITLKEIGYLPSVDGGLEQTPYCLADALMYADGKPVVEITDMSVRLTGLTRTHVERLWSQKKQVSGSLHGAGVTSSTVVKPRYDRRPALFDTDRITAFAIGNPSEAFGDRYRVFDSERTIARLPGPPFQFLDRIVAISGCEPWVLRAGGEVVAQYDVPVDAWYFAANRQHQMPFAVLLETALQPCGWLAAYVGSALTSDIDVSFRNLGGTATQFREVVPTSGTLTTTVKMTRVSNSGGMIIQHYDFDLRCDDQTVYVGNTYFGFFSKASLANQVGFRDAKPFVPTPADLVHSIKFPYTDTAPFADRRFQMIDDVQLSQSGGPGGLGFAIGTTHVDPTSWFFKAHFHQDPVVPGSLGLESFYQLLKFYAADRWKLSPNASFATPIIEGTSTSVPAKHEWVYRGQVVPRDQKVTVSAVITRVDDQKQQLQAEGFLSVDGRIIYQMKQFSLGCS; encoded by the coding sequence ATGTCGATGACTGACCGAACCAACCGCATCGCGATCGTCGGCGTGGGAGGTATTTTCCCCGGCGCACACGAACTCGATCAGTTCTGGCAGAACATCGCGAATGGTGTCGACTCAGGGCGTTCTGCGCCACGAGAACGCTGGTTTCTGGCTCCGGAGACGGCTTACGATCCGGTTGGGCCCAAGCCTGACCGAGTTTATTCGACTTGGGGCTGTTTCATTGAAGGGTTTGAGTTTGATCCTTCAGGGTTGGATCTTGACCACCAGCTTGTGCGTCAACTTGATCCCTTGTTTCATCTGGGGCTGCATGCAGCGCGCGCCGCGGTTCAAGATGCCCGAAGCCTTGATGGGATTGATCGTCGCCGCGTTGGGGTGATTCTCGGAAATATCGCCTTGCCGACTGAATCGACGTCGGCCATCTGCCGTGATGTGCTCGGGCGCACATTGATTGAGAAGCTGATTGATTCGGTTCCGCGTAGCGACGCGCGTCGTGCTCAGCTTCAGCAGGAGCTCGCCGAAGGTTATGCCTCGAAGTCCTGGCATCCGCTTAACCATTTTGCCGCAAGCCTTCCCGCAGCGATGATTGCGCAGGGACTCGGCCTGGGTGGTTCGGCGTATACGCTGGACGCGGCCTGTGCGTCGTCGCTGTATGCATTGAAGTTCGCCTGCGAAGAACTGCGTGATCATCGAGCCGACGCGATGCTGGCAGGCGGAATGTCACGGCCGGATTGTCAGTACACGCAGATGGGGTTTGCACAGCTCAAGGCGTTATCACGCGGCAGTCGCTGTGCGCCGCTCAGCTCCTCGGCAGACGGACTCGTTGTCGGCGAAGGCGCTGGAGTTTTCGTCCTGAAGAGGTTGAATGATGCCATTGCTGCGAGGGATCGGATCTACGGTGTCATCGCGGGAATCGGGTTGTCGAACGACCGCGGTGCCAATCTGCTGGCGCCTCATTCCGAGGGACAACTGCGGGCGATGCGAGCGGCCTATCAAGAAGCAGGATGGCGGCCCAGCGATGTGGATCTGATTGAATGTCACGCGACAGGAACTCCCGTTGGTGATGGAGTCGAGATCGCGAGTTTGCATCAACTCTGGCAGGACGAATCGTCGCGGTCGGGGCAATGTGTCATCGGGGGCGTGAAGTCGAATGTGGGGCATTTGCTGACGGGGGCGGGGGCCGCAGGATTAATGAAGGTCCTGATGGCAATCCAGCACCAAACGCTTCCCCCGACTGCGAATTTCACGACGCCCGCCGCACCGCTGAGTGATCCGAAATCACCATTCCGCGTGCTCGGGCAGTCGGAGCGCTGGCCACGACGCGGCAATGGTCGTTTGTCTGCGAGGTCCAGCCTGCATGACAACGCTCGATCGGAGGTTCCACGACGGGCCACGGTCAATGCCTTCGGATTTGGCGGAATCAATGCCCATGTGCTGATCGAAGAGTTCCTGGATTCGGCAATTGCCCTCTCCGTTCCAAGCCAACCGCCGCCGATCTCATTGGATGCGGCGGTCGTTGAACGAAGGACGACCTCGTGCGACGAGTCCACGATCGAGATTGCCATTGTCGGGCTGGCCGTCCAGGTTGGTGAATCTGACGCGGGGTTCGTTGAATGTCTTGAGCCCGCTTCAAACTTGACCCCCGACTCGGCAGCGGGCACCCAGGATTGGGGTGTACTGGAATCGGAGTGGTTCCGGAAAGAATTTGGTGACCAGCGAAAGCACTTCGAGGGGTTGGGGAAGATCCGAAGCGTCACCACGCCGCTGGGCGAATTCCGCATTCCGCCGCTGGAACTTCAGGACATGTTGCCGCAGCAGCAGTTGATGTTGAAGCTGGCTTCGTCGGCGCTGCACGATGTCTCGCCTGCCATGGCAACGAGTGTCGAGTCTGTCAGTGACAGGACCGGCGTCTTCATCGGCATCGAACTTGATCCGAATACGAGCGGATTTCATTTGCGTTGGTCGATCGAACAAGTGGCGCCTCGGTGGGCGGAGCAACTTGGGCTCTTATTGTCTGCGGCGGAACTTCGAGCGTGGACCGACAACTTGAAGGATCGGGTTAGTCCGCCTCTTTCCGCCAACCGCGTGATGGGGAACCTGGGCGGGATTGTTGCCAGTCGACTGGCGCGCGAATTCAACGTCGGTGGCCCCAGCTTTACGATTTCCTCCGATCAAAATTCAGGCTTTCGGGCGCTGGAACTGGCGGCAAACGCACTGCGCCGTGGTGAACTCGATCAGGCGATTGTTGGTGCCGTCGACTTGCCCTGTGACATTCGGAGCCAGATCGCGAGGTTGCGTGCAGTGCTTGCTGATAGCCAGCAGCCGGACCACGATGGAGCGGTTGCGGTGGTTCTGAAGCGGCGCGACGATGCCGAGCGGGATGGCAATCAGATCCATGCCATTCTCAGTCGAATCGAATCGGTTGGGTGGAACGTCGAACCCACACGTCATCGTCGATTGGCCTCGCTTGGTGCGGCGACCGGACTGGTGAATTTCGTTCAAGCGGTGCAGGCCATTGAAGTTCCCCTGCGTGAAACGCCTTCGAAACAATACTGGCTGACAAATCGGGATGATGGCCCACGAACAATGCAAATTCCCGGCTGCGGTGTCGACGGACAGGCCTTGCGGTTCGAACTGATGGGGTCGGCAAAGAGGTCGGCAACACTCGCAGGTAATTCGACATCGGACGCCTTTGGAATCGGCGTTTTCGTCATGGATGGCGACTCGACGGCCGAGATTGCGACTTCGCTGGATGAACTGAAAGATCAAGTTCAAGCAGCGGGCCAATCGCCGCAGGGGGGACAGGTTCGGTCGCAGATGGCGAGCTCCATGGGACGTCTTGCCCAGGCGTGGCATCGCCGCCGCTGGTCGTCGGTACCGCGTCGACTCGCATTGGTGTTATTGGCGACCAGTTTGGACGAATTGGCAACCTTGATCGACGTTGGATCTGCGCGGCTTCGTGGCGAGGCTGTGGCACCCGAATTTGATCGTCGCGTTCATTTCTCGACGCGACCATTGGGACCGTCAGGAAAGTTGGCATTCGTCTTTCCCGGATCGGGCAATGCATTTCTCGGAATGGGGCGTGAGTTACTTGCCGCGTTTCCCGATGTTCTCCGTCGGCAGGAACAGGAAAACGCGCGACTCCGCGATCAGTACAAATCTGAGCTGATCTGGAACGGTTCGTCTACCGCCGCGCTACTGGATGATCACAAGTCGATGATCTTCGGCCAGGTGGCGCTCGGGACTGCGATCTGCGATCTCCTTCACCTGTTTGGAATCAGTCCTCGGGCGAGCATCGGATATAGTCTTGGCGAGTCGGCGGCATTTTTCGGGTTGCGCGCCTGGACGCATCGGGATGAGATGTTGCAGCGAATGGATGAGGCCACGTTGTTTGGCAGTGATCTGGTTCGTCCATTTCGAGCGGCCCGACTGGCTTGGAATGTTCCTGAAGCGGTTGAGGTCGATTGGATTTCGGGCGCCATCGATCGCGGCCCGGACGAGGTTCGGGACGCGATATCGCGACTGGCGCCAGGGGGCGCTGCGTCTGGCAGGCATGTGGAATCGGGCGAATCGTCGTCTTCAAAGCCTCCTGCGCGGAACGCGTACTTGCTGATCATCAACACGCCCACTCAATGTGTGATTGGTGGCCAACGTGTTGCGGTCGAATCGCTGGTGCGAATGTTGAATGCGAACTTTGTGCCCTTTGCGGCGCCAAGTACCGTCCATTGCGACATCTTGCGACAGGTGGAATCGGCCTATCATGCACTCCATGACATGCCAACCACACCGCCCCCGGTCGAGTTTTACAGCGCGGCTTGGGGGCATGCTTACGAATTGACGCGCGAGTCCGCCACGCGCGCCATTGTCGCCCAGGCGGTTGATACGATCGATTTTCCTCGTGTCGTCGAGCAAGCCTACGCGGATGGTGTGCGAATCTTCGTCGAAATCGGGCCCGGGTCTTCCTGTGCGCGCATGATCGACGAGATACTCGGCGACCGAATCCATCTGGCACAGTCGGCGACACCGATTACGATAAACCCCATTGTTACATTCTTCGAACTTCTGGCACGGCTGATTGCGGAACGCGTGCCGGTCGACTTGAGTTATCTCTACGGGCAGGTTGGACGAGACACGGTTGAGGATCAGGGCCGAGACAAACGCCGTGAAATCGTCACACGAACCAGTGCCGCGGCCTTTTCTGTTCCGGTCCCAACCGGTGGTTGGCCGAACGAACCAGTAGACTCTGCGGTCGACGACGATGGGATGGCCGAAATGGTTGAAACCCAAGCAAAGAACGTCGGCGAAGCCTCACAACCTCTTTTCCCTCACCAAGACACGGACGAAATTCTCGACATGCTTGGAACCAACGTCATCACGCAGCTTCAGGAAATTCTCGCCGCTCGTCAGAAGGCTCATGAGACCTATCTGCGCGTCTCGGGCGAAATCTATCAGACAACGCTCAGCCAGTTGGCCGCTCTGACGGAACTTGCGAATCTGGACGGTAGACTGTCACCATCCGTTTCTGCACCGATCGCGGATGATCGGTTGCCGACGGAGCAAGTGTCACCAGCCATTCTGGCAGTCGAGCCCAACGCACCGACGTCCGACGAGCCACCGCGTTCGCTGACGCGAGAGCAGTGCATGGAATTTGCGATTGGGAAGATCGGCCGCGCGCTCGGTCCCATGTTTGCTGAGATCGATCAGCATCCCACGCGCGTGCGGCTGCCAGATGAACCGCTGATGCTGGTTGACCGCATTCTGGAAATCGAAGGGGAACCGCTGTCGATGACATCGGGCCGCGTCGTGACCGAACACGACATTCATCGCGGGGCGTGGTATCTCGATTGCGATCGCATTCCGACATGCATTGCCGTCGAAGCGGGGCAGGCAGACCTGTTCCTCTCCGGTTGGTTGGGAATTGATCGTGAGACAAAAGGGTTGGCCTGTTACCGTCTGCTCGACGCCGTCGTCACGTTCCATCAGGCGCTGCCACGACCGGGCCAAACGATCCATTATGATATCAAGGTCAACCATTTCTTCCGGCAGGGGAAGACATTCCTGTTTCGGTTTGAGTTCGACGCGACGGTCGATGGCGAACCACTGCTCACCATGCGCGAAGGCTGCGCGGGTTTCTTTTCCGAACAGGAACTGGCCAGCGGGAAAGGGATTATTCATACGGCTCTCGACAAACGGCCGCGGCCCGGAAAGCGGCCCGACGATTGGGTGGAACTGGTTCCGTTGGCAATTGAGAGCTACGACGATGCGCAGATCCTGTCGCTACGTCAGGGACGCCTGGATCAGTGCTTCGGTGATGCGTTCGCGGGTCTCGCCTTGCAAACTCCGGTGACACTCCCTGGGCTGCCAGAGACATCTGAATCATTGCGCAGTCCTCAAGCAAATGTGGCGATGGCGACTCAAGCCGGCGCCCAACGAACGCGGATGTGGCTGATCGATCGAGTTCTAAGTCTCGATCCGACCGCCGGAAAGTTCGGCCTGGGGACGATCCTGGGTGAGCTCGACATTCATTCTGACGACTGGTTCTTGACCTGCCATTTCTGCGACGACCAGGTGATGCCCGGCACGCTGATGTATGAATGCTGCATGCATACATTGCGAATCTATCTGCTGCGCATGGGCTGGATTGGCGAGCAGGGGCAGGTGGCGTATGAGCCAGTCCCCGGAATTCGCAGCCGTCTGAAATGCCGTGGACAAGTCCGTGCGGATACGAAAAAGGTTTGGTACGAAATCACGCTGAAGGAAATCGGCTACTTGCCCTCGGTCGACGGTGGATTGGAACAGACGCCCTACTGTCTGGCGGACGCATTGATGTACGCCGACGGCAAGCCGGTTGTCGAAATCACCGATATGTCGGTACGGCTGACGGGCCTGACGCGAACCCACGTCGAACGCTTGTGGTCGCAGAAGAAACAGGTGTCAGGTTCGTTACACGGAGCAGGCGTCACTTCGAGCACAGTTGTGAAACCTCGCTATGATCGCCGGCCCGCATTGTTTGATACGGATCGCATCACGGCTTTTGCAATTGGAAATCCGTCTGAAGCGTTCGGTGATCGTTACCGGGTCTTTGATTCCGAGCGAACGATCGCCCGTTTGCCCGGCCCGCCATTCCAATTTCTTGACCGGATTGTGGCGATCAGCGGATGTGAACCCTGGGTTCTGCGTGCGGGCGGCGAAGTGGTGGCGCAGTATGATGTGCCGGTCGATGCTTGGTATTTCGCGGCAAATCGACAACACCAGATGCCATTTGCCGTGCTGCTGGAAACGGCATTGCAGCCGTGTGGATGGTTGGCGGCCTATGTGGGTTCGGCCCTGACGAGTGACATCGATGTGTCCTTCCGAAATCTGGGAGGAACGGCAACCCAGTTCCGAGAAGTCGTTCCTACGTCAGGCACGCTGACGACGACCGTCAAGATGACCCGCGTGTCGAACTCGGGCGGAATGATTATCCAACACTACGATTTCGATCTGCGTTGCGATGATCAAACCGTCTACGTGGGAAACACGTATTTCGGTTTCTTTTCAAAGGCGTCGCTGGCAAACCAGGTAGGATTTCGTGATGCCAAGCCATTCGTTCCAACGCCAGCCGATCTCGTGCACTCGATCAAGTTTCCCTATACCGATACCGCGCCATTTGCGGACCGTCGATTTCAGATGATTGATGACGTGCAACTGTCTCAGTCAGGTGGGCCCGGCGGGTTGGGATTTGCCATCGGGACGACCCACGTCGACCCGACGTCGTGGTTCTTCAAGGCGCACTTCCATCAAGATCCCGTCGTTCCCGGATCGCTCGGGCTGGAGTCGTTTTATCAGCTTTTGAAATTTTACGCGGCCGATCGCTGGAAGCTTTCGCCGAACGCGTCGTTCGCCACGCCGATCATCGAAGGGACGTCGACATCGGTTCCCGCCAAGCATGAGTGGGTCTATCGTGGGCAGGTGGTCCCGCGCGACCAGAAGGTGACAGTCTCTGCGGTGATCACGCGCGTCGATGATCAGAAGCAACAGCTTCAGGCGGAAGGCTTCCTGTCCGTCGATGGGCGAATCATCTACCAGATGAAGCAATTCTCGTTGGGATGTTCTTGA
- a CDS encoding polysaccharide biosynthesis/export family protein — MPYGFHHILKFAVTSCILVPCLMGCAAFHPMDGVPVRYLPEEMKVGERSGKRTIKLSLLEQPWDGIHRVDSGDVLGIYIGGILGKKDENPQVYFPPQNSDATPSAGIPVTVREDGTISLPMIKPLLVRGKTTSETEEAIRRAYTDHEGGRELLKPNEERILVSLLKARQTRVMVVRQDSRSEPLTNQAVGLLNIGTTKRGTGKMVSLPAYHNDVLNALVATDGLPGLDAENAVYIIRRQLGPDGKPSPISAAIDPEELIRRSKLAAEKTVVRGQNRDSWNNTGWSANGNGAFDRENQGGSQQPSSGYGPASPAQNLMNSPMGNRTIPTQPSPAAAQDKATPWTRPNFDGNSYPAVQEGYQNQPPITEDIRGGVPTIQTSHQRGDAPPVRSSYPGYATPVTPGDAQVPAAPGYSMPDPAEPIFDAPRFEMTDDLAEDSYGNFGGGDMDDGHKIIRIPIRLGPGEHVDINPEDVILYEGDIVFIESRDSEVFFTGGLLGGGQYTLPRDFDLDILRALSIATSRTGGTGAARQVGGVSALNSDVTISPSNVVVIRQLPEGGEVPIKINIYRARTDLSERLVIQPGDYIYLQYTPVEAVAAFIERHLLEGALFGVFTQNMGRNN, encoded by the coding sequence ATGCCCTACGGGTTCCATCACATTCTGAAATTCGCCGTCACCTCGTGCATCCTCGTTCCTTGCTTGATGGGGTGCGCGGCGTTTCATCCGATGGATGGAGTCCCCGTTCGTTACCTTCCGGAAGAGATGAAAGTTGGAGAGCGAAGCGGCAAACGCACGATTAAGCTGTCGCTTCTGGAACAGCCTTGGGACGGAATCCACCGCGTTGACAGCGGAGACGTACTGGGGATTTACATTGGCGGAATCCTGGGCAAAAAGGACGAGAATCCGCAGGTCTATTTCCCTCCTCAAAACTCCGACGCGACTCCGTCTGCTGGCATCCCGGTAACCGTCCGGGAAGACGGCACGATTTCACTGCCAATGATTAAGCCGCTGCTGGTCCGGGGAAAGACGACCAGCGAAACCGAAGAAGCGATTCGCAGGGCCTACACCGACCACGAAGGTGGACGCGAACTTCTGAAGCCGAACGAAGAACGGATCCTGGTCAGCTTGCTGAAAGCACGCCAGACACGAGTGATGGTTGTTCGGCAAGACTCTCGTAGCGAGCCTCTCACGAATCAAGCCGTCGGCCTCTTGAATATCGGGACGACTAAACGCGGAACCGGCAAGATGGTCAGCTTGCCCGCATATCACAATGACGTGCTGAATGCATTGGTGGCAACCGACGGGCTGCCAGGTCTCGATGCGGAAAACGCCGTCTACATTATCCGGCGACAACTGGGGCCGGATGGAAAGCCCTCACCGATCTCGGCCGCAATCGACCCCGAGGAGCTCATCCGCCGCAGCAAACTCGCCGCAGAGAAGACCGTGGTCCGCGGCCAGAATCGTGATTCATGGAACAATACTGGCTGGTCCGCGAATGGCAACGGTGCCTTTGATCGCGAGAATCAGGGGGGATCTCAACAGCCGTCGTCCGGGTACGGTCCCGCCTCGCCCGCCCAGAATCTCATGAACTCGCCAATGGGAAATCGAACCATCCCGACTCAGCCGTCGCCAGCGGCCGCACAAGACAAAGCAACTCCTTGGACACGCCCCAACTTCGACGGGAACTCGTATCCAGCGGTCCAAGAGGGGTACCAAAACCAGCCGCCGATCACAGAGGACATTCGGGGTGGAGTTCCTACCATCCAGACCTCACACCAACGCGGCGACGCTCCACCGGTGCGGAGTTCTTATCCCGGCTATGCCACTCCCGTGACTCCTGGCGACGCACAGGTTCCCGCCGCACCGGGCTATTCCATGCCAGATCCTGCAGAACCGATTTTTGATGCGCCCCGCTTCGAAATGACAGATGACCTGGCCGAAGACTCCTACGGCAACTTCGGCGGCGGAGACATGGACGACGGACATAAGATCATTCGAATTCCGATTCGCCTCGGTCCTGGCGAACATGTCGACATCAACCCCGAAGACGTCATCCTCTATGAAGGAGATATCGTCTTCATCGAATCACGAGATTCCGAAGTCTTCTTCACCGGTGGACTGCTTGGGGGCGGACAGTACACGCTGCCCCGTGACTTCGACCTGGACATTCTCAGGGCACTTTCGATCGCCACATCGCGAACCGGAGGCACGGGCGCCGCACGTCAGGTCGGTGGAGTTTCCGCGCTCAATAGCGATGTGACGATCAGCCCCAGCAATGTCGTGGTCATTCGTCAGCTACCTGAAGGTGGCGAAGTCCCGATCAAGATTAATATCTACCGCGCAAGAACCGACCTTTCCGAGCGGTTGGTCATTCAACCGGGTGACTACATCTACCTGCAATACACTCCCGTCGAGGCGGTCGCCGCGTTCATCGAACGCCACCTGCTGGAAGGAGCTCTATTCGGAGTGTTTACTCAAAACATGGGTCGAAACAACTGA
- a CDS encoding arsenate-mycothiol transferase ArsC, which yields MKKILFLCTGNYYRSRFAEIYFNWHAKQLGLAWQAESRGLAIDANNPGPMSRFTEEHLAGLGIPFDEYRRLPIDAAHEDFETSDLVIAVKEAEHRPLMDRRFPKWLEQVEFWKVHDIDCATPAEALPILEEHVAKLLQRVAG from the coding sequence ATGAAGAAGATTCTGTTTCTATGTACGGGCAACTACTATCGAAGTCGGTTTGCCGAGATCTATTTCAACTGGCACGCAAAGCAGCTCGGTCTGGCATGGCAGGCGGAATCAAGGGGGCTGGCAATTGATGCCAACAACCCAGGGCCGATGTCGCGGTTCACTGAGGAGCACCTGGCGGGATTGGGGATTCCCTTTGATGAGTACCGTCGGCTGCCAATTGATGCCGCTCATGAAGACTTCGAGACTTCGGATCTCGTGATCGCCGTGAAAGAGGCTGAACATCGGCCGCTGATGGATCGCCGCTTTCCGAAATGGCTCGAACAGGTGGAATTCTGGAAGGTCCATGACATCGACTGCGCGACGCCGGCCGAGGCATTGCCGATTCTCGAAGAGCACGTAGCGAAACTGCTGCAGCGGGTCGCGGGCTGA
- a CDS encoding aldehyde dehydrogenase (NADP(+)), producing the protein MTTHPVLIDGQWRPSTGKKFFHAVNPKTMEALPDQYPISPWSEIEEVLQAASRAADIVRHWPGSRFAEFLETYATMIEERAESLVAIAHLETGLAVQPRLKDVELPRTTNQLRQAAKAARDGSWAEPTIDTATNIRSILAPIGPVAVFGPNNFPYAYNGVVGGDFASAVAAGNPVIGKGHSLHPETTRLFAEIALKAAVATKMPNGFVQLIYRTSHDDGEKFVSHPLLGAVGYTGSRSAGTVLKTAADRVGKPIYLELSSINPVYLLPGALAERGAALAEQFSTSCLMGMGQFCTNPGLILMLAGPNTEEFIRLTVERFRAAPVGTLLGESVQKNLHDGIKTLVAHGATLLTGGSTGGGAGYSCQNTLLRVTGKQFIKSPEALQTEAFGNSSLVVVCESAEELLAATHGLEGNLTGSLYTAESGADDALYALIEPVVRQKVGRLLNDKMPTGVAVVASMNHGGPFPATGHPGFTAVGFPSSVRRFGMLQCYDNVRMARLPAALQDKNPTGSTWRRIDGNLTQSDVPAKT; encoded by the coding sequence ATGACGACGCATCCCGTTCTGATCGATGGACAGTGGCGCCCTTCAACAGGGAAGAAGTTCTTTCACGCGGTAAATCCGAAGACGATGGAAGCGTTACCGGACCAGTATCCCATCAGTCCGTGGTCCGAAATTGAAGAAGTCCTGCAGGCCGCTTCTCGAGCCGCAGACATCGTACGCCATTGGCCAGGATCGCGATTTGCCGAGTTCCTGGAAACCTATGCCACGATGATCGAAGAGCGTGCCGAGAGCCTTGTGGCGATCGCGCATCTTGAGACGGGATTGGCCGTTCAACCTCGGTTGAAAGACGTGGAGCTGCCGCGTACGACGAATCAGTTGCGACAAGCGGCAAAGGCGGCACGCGATGGTTCGTGGGCCGAGCCGACAATTGATACCGCGACAAACATTCGATCGATTCTGGCCCCGATCGGACCGGTCGCCGTGTTCGGGCCCAACAATTTTCCCTACGCTTATAACGGTGTGGTTGGCGGCGACTTCGCATCGGCGGTGGCTGCGGGAAACCCCGTCATTGGCAAGGGCCATTCACTGCATCCAGAAACGACGCGGCTGTTTGCCGAGATTGCCTTGAAGGCCGCCGTCGCGACAAAAATGCCGAATGGATTCGTGCAACTGATCTATCGGACCAGTCATGACGATGGCGAGAAATTTGTGTCTCATCCGTTGTTAGGTGCCGTCGGCTATACGGGGTCTCGCTCGGCAGGGACCGTGCTGAAAACCGCCGCGGATCGAGTGGGTAAGCCGATCTACCTGGAATTGTCGAGCATCAATCCGGTCTATCTGCTACCGGGGGCTCTCGCTGAACGTGGTGCGGCGCTGGCCGAGCAGTTTTCAACAAGTTGCCTGATGGGGATGGGACAGTTCTGCACTAACCCCGGGCTGATTCTGATGCTGGCTGGTCCGAATACCGAGGAGTTTATTCGTTTGACGGTCGAGCGATTCCGGGCGGCTCCGGTCGGCACGCTGCTCGGCGAGAGCGTTCAAAAGAATCTGCATGATGGAATCAAGACTCTCGTGGCGCATGGGGCGACGTTGCTGACCGGCGGCTCGACCGGCGGCGGAGCAGGTTACTCGTGCCAGAATACGTTGCTGCGTGTCACCGGCAAACAATTCATCAAATCGCCGGAAGCGCTGCAGACCGAAGCCTTCGGCAATTCGTCATTGGTTGTGGTTTGTGAAAGTGCCGAAGAACTGCTGGCCGCCACACACGGTCTCGAAGGCAACTTGACCGGCAGCCTCTACACGGCCGAATCCGGTGCGGACGATGCCCTCTATGCTCTGATCGAACCCGTCGTGCGGCAGAAGGTCGGGCGATTGTTGAACGACAAGATGCCCACGGGCGTTGCCGTCGTCGCCTCGATGAATCACGGCGGACCATTCCCCGCAACGGGGCATCCTGGCTTTACGGCCGTTGGATTTCCTTCGTCCGTGCGACGATTCGGGATGTTGCAGTGCTATGACAATGTCCGAATGGCACGGTTGCCTGCCGCCCTACAGGACAAGAATCCGACAGGATCGACGTGGCGTCGAATTGATGGCAACTTGACCCAATCTGACGTCCCTGCAAAGACGTGA